A single Lates calcarifer isolate ASB-BC8 unplaced genomic scaffold, TLL_Latcal_v3 _unitig_639_quiver_2551, whole genome shotgun sequence DNA region contains:
- the LOC108879354 gene encoding LOW QUALITY PROTEIN: NLR family CARD domain-containing protein 3-like (The sequence of the model RefSeq protein was modified relative to this genomic sequence to represent the inferred CDS: inserted 1 base in 1 codon; deleted 1 base in 1 codon) has translation MLLEKNIVTFVKNELKKIQKVLSPDYPECLESQREDEEVLDGEDEEEEQQRGVSEDHMNFLRRMKQEELADCLQSRHFAPICRRKLKSNLKEKFQCLFEGISKAGNPTLLNQIYTELYITEGGTGEVNDEHEVRQIETASRKPDRPETTIRQEDIFKASPGRDEPIRTVMTKGVAGIGKTVLTQKFTLDWAEDKANQDIHFTFPFTFRELNVLKERKLSLVELVHHFFTETKEAGICRFEEFQVVFIFDGLDECRLPLDFHNTEILTDVTESTSVDVLLTNLIRGKLLPSARLWITTRPAAANQXPPECVDMLTEVRGFTDPQKEEYFRKRFRDEDQASRIISHIKTSRSLHIMCHIPVFCWITATVLEDVLKTREGGELPKTLTEMYIHFLVVQTKLKTIKYDGGSGTDPHWIPKSRKMIESLGKLAFEQLQKGNLIFYESDLTECGIDITAASVYSGVFTQIFKEERGLYQDKVFCFVHLSVQEFLAALHVHLTFINSGVNLLSDEQSTSLRSKLFGDKSTLLYQSAVDKALRSPNGHLDLFLRFLLGLSLKTNQILLRGLLTQTGSGSRTSRETVQYIKKKIEETPSAEKSINLFHCLNELNDRSLVEEIQQSLRSGRLSTDKLSPAQWSALIFILLSSEKDLDVFDLKKYSASEEALLRLLPVVKASNKALLSDCNLSERSCEALSSLLSSQSSSLRDLDLSNNNLQDSGVKMLSVGLESPHCSLETLRLSGCNLSERSCEALSSVLSSQSSSLRDLDLSNNNLQDSGVKMLSVGLESPHCSLETLRLNQTSLTEKSCQEISSVLSSQSSSLRDLDLSNNNLQDSGVKMLSVGLESSQYQLIRVEPGGVRWLTPGLKKYSCQLTIDTNTVNRELKLSDNNRKVTHVREDQSYPDHPDRFDKWPQLLCRTGLTGRCYWEVEWRGEVDISVSYGGIGRKGDRDCLFGGNDQSWRLFCSDDVGYYVCHNKTGTSISSSFSSSSSSVSNRVAVYVDCPAGSLSFYRVSSDSLIHLHTFNTTFTQPLYPGFGFWSIGSSVSLC, from the exons atg ctgctggagaagaACATCGTCACTTTTGTGAAGAACGAGCTGAAGAAGATCCAGAAGGTTCTGAGTccagattacccagaatgcttagagagtcagagggaggatgaggaggtgttggacggtgaggatgaagaagaggaacagcagagaggagtttctgaagatcacatgaacttcctgaggagaatgaagcaggaggagctggctgactgtctgcagagca GACATTTTGCTCCAATTTGTCGACGTAAACTTAAATCTAACCTGAAGGAgaagttccagtgtttgtttgaggggatctctaaagcaggaaacccaacccttctgaatcagatctacacagagctctacatcacagagggagggactggagaggtcaatgatgaacatgaggtcagacagattgaaacagcatccaggaaaccagacagaccagaaacaaccatcagacaagaagacatctttaaagcctcacctggaagagatgaaccaatcagaacagtgatgacaaagggagtggctggcattgggaaaacagtcttaacacagaagttcactctggactgggctgaagacaaagccaaccaggacatacacttcacatttccattcactttcagagagctgaatgtgctgaaagagaga aagttgagcttggtggaacttgttcatcacttctttactgaaaccaaagaagcaggaatctgcaggtttgaagagttccaggttgtgttcatctttgacggtctggatgagtgtcgacttcctctggacttccacaacactgagatcctgactgatgttacagagtccacctcagtggacgtgctgctgacaaacctcatcagggggaaactgcttccctctgctcgcctctggataaccacacgacctgcagcagccaatc atcctcctgagtgtgttgacatgttgacagaggtcagagggttcactgacccacagaaggaggagtacttcaggaagaggttcagagatgaggatcaggccagcaggatcatctcccacatcaagacctcacgaagcctccacatcatgtgccacatcccagtcttctgctggatcactgctacagttctggaggatgtgttgaaaaccagagagggaggagagcttcccaagaccctgactgagatgtacatccacttcctggtggttcagaccaaactgaagaccatcaagtatgatggaggatctgggacagatccacactggattccaaagagcaggaagatgattgagtctctgggaaaactggcttttgagcagctgcagaaaggaaacctgatcttctatgaatcagacctgacagagtgtggcatcgatatcacagcagcctcagtgtactcaggagtgttcacacagatctttaaagaggagagaggactgtaccaggacaaggtgttctgcttcgtccatctgagtgttcaggagtttctggctgctcttcatgtccatctgaccttcatcaactctggagtcaatctgctgtcagacGAACAATCAACCTCCCTGAGGTCTAAACTGTTTGGAGACAAATCAACACTTCTCTACCAGagtgctgtggacaaggccttacggagtccaaatggacacctggacttgttcctccgcttcctcctgggtctttcGCTGAAGACCAATCAGATTCTCCTACGAggtctgctgacacagacaggaagtggctcaCGGACCAGTCgggaaacagtccagtacatcaagaagaagattgaagagactccctctgcagagaaaagcatcaacctgttccactgtctgaatgaactgaatgatcgttcTCTGGTAGAGGAGATCCAACAGTCCCTAAGATCAGGAcgtctctccacagataaactgtctcctgctcaatggtcagctctgatcttcatcttactgtcatcagaaaaagatctggacgtgtttgacctgaagaaatactctgcttcagaggaggctcttctgaggctgctgccagtggtcaaagcctctaacaaagctct actgagtgactgtaacctctcagagagaagctgtgaagctctgtcctcactTCTtagctcccagtcctctagtctgagagatctggacctgagtaacaacaacctgcaggattcaggagtgaagatgttgtctgttggactggagagtccacactgttcactggagactctcag ACTGAGcggctgtaacctctcagagagaagctgtgaagctctgtcctcagttctcagctcccagtcctctagtctgagagatctggacctgagtaacaacaacctgcaggattcaggagtgaagatgttgtctgttggactggagagtccacattgttcactggagactctcag GTTGAATCAAACcagtctgacagagaaaagctgtcAGGAGATAtcatcagttctcagctcccagtcctctagtctgagagatctggacctgagtaacaacaacctgcaggattcaggagtgaagatgttgtctgttggactggagaGTTCCCAATATCAGCTGATCAG ggtGGAGCCTGGTGGAGTCCGATGGTTGACACCAGGTCTGAagaagt attcctgtcaactcacaatcgacacaaacacagtgaacagagaactcaaactgtctgacaacaacaggaaggtgacaCATGTGAGAGAGGAtcagtcatatcctgatcatccagacagatttgataagtggcctcagctgctgtgtagaactggtctgactggtcgctgttactgggaggtcgagtggagaggagaggttgATATATCAGTGAGTTATGGAGGAATTGGaaggaaaggagacagagactgTTTGTTTGGAGGGAATGATCAGTCCTGGAGACTGTTCTGTTCTGATGATGTTGGTTACTATGTCTGTCACAATAAGACAGGTACatccatttcctcctccttctcctcctcctcctcctctgtctctaacagagtagcagtgtatgtggactgtcctgctggctctctgtccttctacagagtctcctctgactctctgatccacctccacaccttcaacaccacctTCACTCAACCTCTGTATCCTGGGTTTGGGTTCTGGTCCATtggttcctcagtgtctctgtgttga
- the LOC127142138 gene encoding protein NLRC3-like: MYIHFLVVQTKLKTIKYDGGSGTDPHWIPKSRKMIESLGKLAFEQLQKGNLIFYESDLTECGIDITAASVYSGVFTQIFKEERGLYQDKVFCFVHLSVQEFLAALHVHLTFINSGVNLLSDEQSTSLRSKLFGDKSTLLYQSAVDKALRSPNGHLDLFLRFLLGLSLKTNQILLRGLLTQTGSGSRTSRETVQYIKKKIEETPSAEKSINLFHCLNELNDRSLVEEIQQSLRSGRLSTDKLSPAQWSALIFILLSSEKDLDVFDLKKYSASEEALLRLLPVVKASNKALLSDCNLSERSCEALSSLLSSQSSSLRDLDLSNNNLQDSGVKMLSVGLESPHCSLETLRLNQTSLTEKSCQEISSVLSSQSSSLRDLDLSNNNLQDSGVKMLSVGLESSQYQLIRVEPGGIRWLTPGLRKYSCQLTIDTNTVNTELKLSDNNRKVTHVEEDQSYPDHPDRFDQCPQLLCRTGLTGRCYWEVEWRGEVDISVSYRGIRRKGDSDCRFGLNDQSWSLRCSDDGFSVCHNNMKTSISSSSSSSSSVSNRVAVYVDCPAGSLSFYRVSSDSLIHLHTFNTTFTEPLYPGFTVWSIGSSVSLC, translated from the exons atgtacatccacttcctggtggttcagaccaaactgaagaccatcaagtatgatggaggatctgggacagatccacactggattccaaagagcaggaagatgattgagtctctgggaaaactggcttttgagcagctgcagaaaggaaacctgatcttctatgaatcagacctgacagagtgtggcatcgatatcacagcagcctcagtgtactcaggagtgttcacacagatctttaaagaggagagaggactgtaccaggacaaggtgttctgcttcgtccatctgagtgttcaggagtttctggctgctcttcatgtccatctgaccttcatcaactctggagtcaatctgctgtcagacGAACAATCAACCTCCCTGAGGTCTAAACTGTTTGGAGACAAATCAACACTTCTCTACCAGagtgctgtggacaaggccttacggagtccaaatggacacctggacttgttcctccgcttcctcctgggtctttcGCTGAAGACCAATCAGATTCTCCTACGAggtctgctgacacagacaggaagtggctcaCGGACCAGTCgggaaacagtccagtacatcaagaagaagattgaagagactccctctgcagagaaaagcatcaacctgttccactgtctgaatgaactgaatgatcgttcTCTGGTAGAGGAGATCCAACAGTCCCTAAGATCAGGAcgtctctccacagataaactgtctcctgctcaatggtcagctctgatcttcatcttactgtcatcagaaaaagatctggacgtgtttgacctgaagaaatactctgcttcagaggaggctcttctgaggctgctgccagtggtcaaagcctctaacaaagctct actgagtgactgtaacctctcagagagaagctgtgaagctctgtcctcactTCTtagctcccagtcctctagtctgagagatctggacctgagtaacaacaacctgcaggattcaggagtgaagatgttgtctgttggactggagagtccacactgttcactggagactctcag GTTGAATCAAACcagtctgacagagaaaagctgtcAGGAGATAtcatcagttctcagctcccagtcctctagtctgagagatctggacctgagtaacaacaacctgcaggattcaggagtgaagatgttgtctgttggactggagaGTTCCCAATATCAGCTGATCAG ggtGGAGCCTGGTGGAATCCGATGGTTGACACCAGGTCTgaggaagt attcctgtcaactcacaatcgacacaaacacagtgaacacagaactcaaactgtctgacaacaacaggaaggtgacaCATGTGGAGGAGGAtcagtcatatcctgatcatccagacagatttgatcagtgtcctcagctgctgtgtagaactggtctgactggtcgctgttactgggaggtcgagtggagaggagaggttgATATctcagtgagttacagaggaatcagaaggaaaggagacagTGACTGTAGGTTTGGACTGAACgatcagtcctggagtctgaGATGTTCTGATGAtggtttctctgtctgtcacaatAACATGAAGACATCTatctcctcctcgtcctcctcctcctcctctgtctctaacagagtagcagtgtatgtggactgtcctgctggctctctgtccttctacagagtctcctctgactctctgatccacctccacaccttcaacaccacattcactgaaccTCTGTATCCTGGGTTTACAGTCTGGTCCATtggttcctcagtgtctctgtgttga